Proteins encoded in a region of the Halanaerobiaceae bacterium ANBcell28 genome:
- a CDS encoding Fic family protein, with translation MEFEFSYIDSLKETIDEHRPFSKGLANSLQEKIIVEWTYNSNAIEGNTLTLSETKVVLEGITIGGKSMVEHLEAINHREAILFVEDLIANKEPLSEWNIKNIHALILKEIDNTSAGKYRSENVVISGAKHIPPKHYEIGDLMQKLMVEYQNEWKEFHPVVRATLIHGEFVKIHPFIDGNGRTSRLLLNFELMKNGYPPIIIKNEERARYYDALDQAHTTMNYKPFIELVSEHVIESEKLWLSVLD, from the coding sequence TTGGAGTTTGAATTCAGTTATATAGATTCACTTAAGGAAACTATCGACGAGCACAGACCTTTTTCCAAAGGTCTTGCCAATTCGCTGCAGGAGAAAATCATTGTTGAATGGACATATAATAGTAATGCCATAGAGGGAAATACTTTAACACTGTCAGAGACCAAAGTTGTTCTTGAAGGAATTACCATTGGCGGGAAAAGCATGGTGGAACATCTAGAAGCAATTAACCATCGTGAAGCTATTCTTTTTGTTGAAGATTTAATTGCTAATAAGGAACCACTTTCTGAATGGAATATCAAGAATATCCATGCATTGATACTAAAAGAAATAGATAATACAAGTGCCGGTAAATATCGAAGCGAAAATGTTGTAATTAGCGGTGCAAAACACATTCCACCGAAGCATTATGAGATTGGGGATTTAATGCAAAAGCTTATGGTGGAATATCAGAACGAATGGAAAGAATTTCATCCCGTTGTTAGGGCAACACTGATCCATGGAGAGTTTGTGAAGATTCATCCATTCATTGATGGGAATGGAAGGACTTCCAGGTTGCTTCTCAATTTTGAGTTAATGAAAAATGGATATCCTCCCATCATAATAAAGAATGAGGAGCGGGCAAGATATTATGATGCCCTTGATCAGGCACATACAACTATGAATTATAAGCCATTCATAGAATTGGTATCTGAACATGTAATAGAGTCTGAAAAACTATGGCTATCTGTATTAGATTAA
- a CDS encoding D-2-hydroxyacid dehydrogenase, whose amino-acid sequence MKIAILDGYTLNPGDLSWEGFKALGDVALYDRTPVEKILERAKGARVIIINKTPISRETIEVLPDLKYIGVLATGYNVVDIEAAKEKNIPVCNIPTYGTASVAQFVFALLLELCHHVQKHSDAVKNDEWSECADFCFWKNPLVELSGKTMGIIGFGRIGEQTANIAEAFGMKLIAFDSYQSNQSHRNNFKWAGLDELLSQADVVSLHCPLFPETKGIINKNKLNKMKKTAFLINTSRGSLVVEQDLADALNNGIIAGAGLDVLALEPASKDNPLLQANNCIITPHIAWATKEARSRLMDLAVENLKSFLEGNPVNVVNV is encoded by the coding sequence ATGAAAATTGCTATTTTAGACGGTTACACTTTAAATCCCGGAGATCTTAGCTGGGAGGGGTTTAAAGCTTTGGGTGATGTTGCGTTATATGATAGGACTCCTGTAGAAAAGATTCTAGAGAGGGCAAAAGGAGCCCGGGTTATAATTATAAATAAAACACCTATTAGCCGGGAGACTATTGAGGTACTACCGGATCTTAAGTACATAGGTGTATTGGCAACAGGTTATAATGTAGTTGATATCGAAGCAGCAAAAGAAAAGAATATTCCCGTATGCAATATCCCGACTTATGGTACAGCTTCGGTGGCTCAATTTGTATTTGCACTTTTGTTGGAACTGTGTCACCATGTACAGAAACATAGTGATGCGGTGAAAAATGATGAATGGTCTGAATGTGCAGATTTTTGCTTCTGGAAGAACCCTCTTGTTGAACTTTCTGGAAAAACGATGGGAATAATAGGTTTTGGACGTATCGGTGAGCAAACTGCAAATATAGCTGAAGCATTTGGAATGAAATTAATAGCCTTTGACAGCTATCAGAGCAATCAATCACATAGAAACAACTTTAAGTGGGCAGGGCTTGATGAATTATTAAGCCAGGCTGATGTTGTAAGCCTTCATTGTCCATTGTTTCCTGAAACAAAAGGAATAATAAACAAAAATAAATTAAATAAGATGAAAAAAACCGCTTTTCTTATAAATACATCCAGAGGTTCTCTGGTGGTAGAACAGGATCTTGCTGATGCATTGAACAATGGAATTATTGCCGGTGCCGGGCTTGATGTCTTGGCCCTTGAACCTGCTTCTAAAGATAATCCCCTTTTGCAGGCCAATAATTGTATCATAACTCCACATATAGCATGGGCAACAAAAGAAGCAAGGAGTAGGTTAATGGATTTGGCTGTAGAAAATTTGAAGTCTTTTTTAGAGGGAAATCCTGTTAATGTGGTAAATGTATAA
- a CDS encoding ATP-binding cassette domain-containing protein, with the protein MIHCENLCFEYKKQSVYENFNWQLNSGSICGFLGPNGAGKTTLFKILTGLMFQNKGEVSVLGHAPKKREESFYKKITYVGEELACPTMSPLEYISICGPLYPNFSKDLFHELSNSFEINEDKDFATFSAGDLRKAWLSIALSCQTELVFLDEPSKGLDINAQAVLRKVLAESAAKESTIVLSTHHVREVEGLLDHITLIDRGGHLRLNARVEDLHKEFTLVHSLTKEQIPAESLAYQRKASGWTALLKEDSDSPEDIPLELLFTGLCRKGKEISNDYKESI; encoded by the coding sequence ATGATTCATTGTGAAAATTTGTGCTTCGAGTACAAAAAACAATCCGTTTATGAGAACTTCAATTGGCAATTAAATTCAGGAAGTATTTGTGGTTTTCTTGGGCCTAATGGTGCTGGTAAAACTACTCTTTTTAAAATACTAACAGGACTTATGTTTCAGAACAAAGGAGAGGTTTCTGTATTGGGTCATGCTCCAAAAAAGCGTGAAGAAAGCTTCTATAAAAAGATTACATATGTTGGAGAAGAACTTGCCTGTCCAACTATGAGCCCACTGGAATATATAAGTATCTGTGGTCCTTTGTATCCTAACTTTTCTAAAGATCTTTTTCATGAATTATCTAATAGCTTTGAAATTAATGAAGACAAAGATTTTGCAACTTTTAGTGCAGGAGATCTTCGGAAAGCATGGCTTTCTATAGCACTTTCCTGTCAAACAGAGCTGGTTTTTCTTGATGAGCCTTCTAAAGGTCTTGATATCAATGCTCAGGCTGTTTTGCGTAAGGTTTTAGCTGAGTCTGCAGCTAAAGAATCTACAATAGTACTATCGACACATCATGTTCGAGAAGTAGAAGGTCTTCTAGATCATATTACATTAATTGACCGTGGAGGACATCTACGTCTTAATGCTAGAGTAGAGGATCTGCATAAAGAATTCACCCTTGTCCACAGCCTTACTAAAGAACAGATTCCAGCTGAATCTCTGGCATATCAAAGAAAGGCATCAGGGTGGACTGCTCTTCTAAAGGAGGATTCTGACAGTCCGGAGGATATACCTTTAGAGCTTTTATTTACCGGATTATGTAGAAAGGGAAAGGAGATATCAAATGATTATAAGGAAAGTATTTAA
- a CDS encoding alpha/beta hydrolase yields MEEKIKKFQGKEVKLEYLLTGEDNEETIVFVHGAGLNLRQFLSQHEYFSNKYRVLSLSLRGHGNSQRPREETLEAFSMKKHANDFKELLEYLGIDRFHYVGNSAGGMLGYQLIAEKPEWFMTITTYGTAPEIRLRDWQIKLVVAMDKIMGKIMRKAYMKFMSNAITKHEHTRKQLLSLFMAGDKDTAWRFRSQLGNYSYLSVMKNINIPALIINGEWDKEIAKYLEAASKTIEKNPCFSLTILDDAGHVANIDKPIEFNQVVEEHIQKT; encoded by the coding sequence TTGGAAGAAAAAATTAAAAAGTTCCAAGGAAAAGAAGTAAAGTTAGAATATCTTTTAACAGGGGAAGATAATGAGGAAACTATTGTTTTTGTACACGGAGCAGGTTTGAATTTGAGACAGTTTCTAAGTCAACATGAGTACTTTTCTAATAAGTATCGTGTCCTATCATTGTCATTAAGGGGACATGGTAATTCTCAACGTCCTAGAGAAGAAACGTTAGAGGCTTTTTCCATGAAGAAACATGCAAATGATTTTAAAGAATTACTAGAGTATTTAGGTATTGATAGGTTTCATTATGTAGGTAATTCTGCAGGAGGAATGCTTGGATATCAATTAATAGCTGAAAAGCCAGAATGGTTTATGACAATTACCACATATGGAACTGCACCAGAAATTAGATTAAGGGACTGGCAAATTAAATTAGTAGTAGCTATGGATAAAATAATGGGGAAAATAATGAGGAAAGCTTATATGAAATTTATGAGCAATGCCATTACAAAACACGAGCATACCCGAAAACAACTACTTAGTTTATTTATGGCCGGGGATAAAGATACTGCCTGGCGTTTCCGAAGCCAGCTAGGCAATTATTCTTATCTATCTGTAATGAAAAATATTAATATACCTGCTTTAATAATTAATGGGGAGTGGGACAAAGAAATAGCTAAATATTTAGAAGCTGCCTCAAAAACTATTGAAAAAAATCCCTGTTTTTCTTTAACTATTTTAGATGATGCCGGTCATGTAGCAAACATAGATAAGCCTATAGAATTTAATCAAGTAGTAGAAGAACATATTCAAAAAACTTAA
- a CDS encoding flavodoxin domain-containing protein gives MESILLVYNSKTGFTKKYVEWINEKISCNTMSFDQITNGDINNYDIIIYGAGMHASRINGLKGFKKKVLNLSNKKIIVFATGGTPYSEDVFSQIQRDNFSEDELKKIKFFYFQSGLNFEKMGFSDKAIMKTYSWILNMKNNKSEIEEGTSKAITESYDHSNSEYIKPMIDYLNKVHN, from the coding sequence ATGGAATCAATACTGTTAGTTTATAATTCAAAGACTGGATTTACAAAAAAATATGTAGAGTGGATTAATGAAAAGATTAGCTGTAATACAATGTCTTTTGATCAGATTACTAATGGGGATATTAATAATTATGATATTATTATTTATGGTGCTGGTATGCATGCTAGTCGGATAAATGGATTAAAAGGATTTAAGAAGAAAGTCTTAAATTTGTCCAATAAAAAGATTATAGTTTTTGCTACTGGGGGAACACCTTATAGTGAGGATGTTTTTTCACAGATACAAAGGGATAATTTTTCTGAAGATGAGCTAAAGAAAATTAAATTCTTTTATTTTCAAAGTGGATTAAATTTCGAAAAAATGGGATTTAGCGATAAGGCTATTATGAAAACATATAGCTGGATACTTAATATGAAAAATAATAAATCAGAAATAGAAGAGGGAACCAGTAAGGCTATTACTGAGTCGTATGACCATTCAAACAGTGAATACATAAAACCTATGATTGACTACTTAAATAAAGTTCATAATTAA
- a CDS encoding ABC transporter ATP-binding protein — protein MSSILKITNIDKYYGKEGNITKVLENFSFSVEEGEFLGIMGPSGSGKTTLLNVISTIDNVNAGHIYYEYTDITELKDKKLASFRRENLGFVFQDFNLLDTLTIEENISLALTINNVNPGEVSQRVKKIASDLGISQILSKFPYQVSGGQKQRCACARALINNPKLILADEPTGALDSKSSQILLETLNIMNEKLKATILMVTHDAFSASYCSRILFLKDGNIFKELHSGKKDRRQFYNEILDVLSLLGGHSNHAN, from the coding sequence ATGAGTAGTATTCTTAAAATTACTAATATTGATAAGTATTATGGAAAAGAAGGTAATATCACAAAGGTTCTAGAAAATTTTAGTTTTAGTGTAGAAGAAGGAGAATTTCTAGGTATCATGGGACCCTCTGGTTCTGGTAAGACTACTTTATTAAATGTCATATCAACTATTGACAATGTAAATGCTGGACATATTTATTATGAGTATACCGATATTACCGAGCTGAAAGATAAAAAGCTTGCTAGCTTTAGAAGAGAAAATCTGGGCTTTGTGTTTCAAGATTTTAACTTGCTAGATACTCTTACTATTGAAGAAAACATTTCATTAGCCCTTACTATTAATAATGTGAATCCAGGAGAAGTATCACAGAGAGTGAAAAAGATTGCTTCTGACCTGGGTATATCTCAGATCTTAAGTAAATTTCCATATCAAGTTTCTGGAGGGCAGAAACAAAGGTGTGCCTGTGCAAGGGCTTTGATTAATAACCCCAAATTAATATTGGCAGATGAACCAACGGGGGCTCTTGATTCAAAATCTTCACAAATCTTATTAGAGACTCTAAATATAATGAATGAAAAGCTAAAGGCAACTATTCTAATGGTTACCCATGATGCTTTTTCTGCTAGTTACTGTAGTAGGATTTTGTTTTTAAAGGATGGAAATATTTTCAAAGAATTACATAGTGGAAAGAAGGACAGACGTCAGTTTTACAATGAAATTTTAGATGTGTTATCTTTGTTAGGAGGTCACTCTAATCATGCTAACTAA
- a CDS encoding nucleotidyltransferase domain-containing protein: MNKFGISEDIFRKIVGTIEKFPSIEQVYVFGSRARGDFSKGSDLDLALSGENITSKEVNLLQDALDNLNTIISIDIVNIDEIEKEKLSNNIKKEGVLIYDRKRQVKREVFRL; this comes from the coding sequence ATGAATAAATTCGGAATATCAGAAGATATATTTAGAAAAATAGTCGGCACTATTGAAAAATTTCCTTCAATAGAACAAGTATATGTTTTTGGTTCTAGAGCCAGGGGAGATTTTTCAAAGGGTTCGGATCTAGATTTAGCTCTTAGTGGAGAGAATATTACTTCAAAAGAAGTAAATCTTTTACAGGATGCTTTAGATAATCTGAATACAATTATTAGCATTGATATTGTTAATATTGATGAAATTGAAAAAGAGAAACTATCTAATAATATTAAAAAGGAAGGTGTTTTAATATATGATAGAAAAAGACAGGTTAAAAGAGAAGTATTTAGACTTTAA
- a CDS encoding nucleotidyltransferase substrate binding protein has translation MIEKDRLKEKYLDFKNAYQRLDEALAIQDQTDIVIDGTIQRFEFTFELSWKLMKYYLEYQGFQDVKSPRATIRTAFQEGLIIDGEAWIDLMVDRNKTSHLYDEKEARKIFKKIQDSHIKRFEELLARLKNEL, from the coding sequence ATGATAGAAAAAGACAGGTTAAAAGAGAAGTATTTAGACTTTAAAAATGCTTATCAGCGTCTAGATGAGGCTTTAGCAATTCAAGATCAAACAGATATAGTAATTGATGGAACTATACAAAGGTTTGAATTTACTTTTGAGCTATCATGGAAACTAATGAAATATTATCTTGAATATCAGGGCTTTCAGGATGTTAAAAGTCCCCGGGCAACAATAAGGACAGCCTTTCAAGAAGGATTAATAATTGATGGTGAAGCATGGATAGATCTGATGGTAGATCGAAATAAGACATCCCATCTATATGATGAAAAAGAGGCTAGAAAAATATTTAAAAAGATACAAGACAGTCATATTAAACGCTTTGAAGAATTGTTGGCAAGATTGAAAAACGAATTATAA
- a CDS encoding rhomboid family intramembrane serine protease, which translates to MKVTNTIMAKKSLTFGSGTLTIFLINVVFFIMLRLFPEFSQYLLLNPRMDLILARPWTLITVFFSHEIFIHIIANMGLFLIFGNKLEKITNGKTVIMVYLLTGFVGSLTFPFFAPIIQWTGPVVGASAATWGIASAFAMMRPNYKFYDGESKVLTSLFGLTAKLFVVLLFVINIIIFILNPSISIGAAAHAAGIIVGGICGYWLETVK; encoded by the coding sequence ATGAAAGTAACTAATACGATAATGGCTAAAAAAAGTCTTACCTTTGGATCTGGAACTTTAACAATATTTTTAATCAATGTAGTATTTTTTATCATGCTAAGATTATTCCCTGAATTTAGTCAGTATTTACTACTAAACCCAAGAATGGATTTGATATTAGCAAGACCCTGGACACTTATAACAGTATTTTTTTCTCATGAAATCTTTATTCATATTATCGCAAATATGGGTTTATTTTTGATATTTGGAAATAAGCTAGAAAAAATTACAAATGGAAAAACAGTAATAATGGTCTATTTATTAACGGGATTTGTGGGAAGTCTAACATTTCCTTTTTTTGCACCAATAATTCAATGGACAGGGCCTGTTGTGGGAGCTTCTGCAGCTACCTGGGGCATAGCCAGTGCATTTGCTATGATGCGTCCTAATTATAAATTTTATGATGGAGAATCAAAAGTACTTACATCACTTTTTGGACTAACAGCAAAATTATTTGTAGTGCTTTTGTTTGTTATAAATATAATCATATTTATTTTGAATCCTTCAATATCTATAGGAGCAGCAGCCCATGCTGCTGGTATTATCGTTGGAGGAATTTGTGGTTATTGGCTGGAAACAGTGAAATGA